DNA from Comamonas serinivorans:
CCATGCGCTACTTCGGCATGCCCCTGGTGAATGGCGCGCCCTGGCCCGCCCTGGCCGGGCAGAACTACAACGTGGCCGACAGCCACATCCGCTACCGCGATGCCTGGACCGAGCTGTCGGCGCTGTGGACGCCCAGCGCCCAGGTGGTGGTGCGCAGCAAGCTCTACCGCATCACCAGCCAGCGCGACTGGCGCAATGCCGAGGGCTATGCCTACAACGCGGGCACGGGACTCATCGACCGTTCGGACAACACCCAGATCGCCCACGATCAGGCGCAGCTTGGCGCCAGCGTCGATGCGAGCTTCACGGGCCGGCTGCTGGGGCTGGACAACACGGCGTCCATCGGCGTTGACCTGAGCCGCAGCCGCTTTCAGCACAGCAACAACACCTACGCGGGCAGTTCGGGCTCGGTCGATCCGTTCGACCCCGAGCCCGGTCTGTTTGCCAGCGCGGCGCCCTTCATCCCGCGCTACCGCAACCGGGCCAGCCAGTACGCGGTGTTTGCCGAGGACCGGCTGGCCCTGACCGACCGGCTGTCGGTCGTGGGTGGGCTGCGCTACGACCACACGCGCCTGCAGCGGCAAGACCTGGTTGCCGCCACCCAGGCCTTTGACAAGGCCTACGCGAGCTGGAGCGGCCGGCTGGGTGTGGTGCTGCAGCTGCGGCCGGACCTGTCGCTGTACGCCCAGCACGCCCGGGCGGCCGATCCGATTGCCGGCCTGCTGATGCTGTCGCCGGCCAACAGCGCGTTTGGCCTGGCCAAGGGCCGGCAGTGGGAGGTCGGGATCAAGCAGGTCTTTCAAGAGGGCACCGGCGAATGGACCCTGGCGGCCTACCGCATCCAGAAGAACAACCTGCTGACGCGTGACCCCACCGATCCGGCCCGAAGCGTGCAGGTGGGCCAGCGGTCGTCACGCGGTCTGGAGGGCACGCTGGCCCTGGCGCTGACGCCGACGCTGCGGCTGGACGCGAACGCGGCGCTGCTGCGCGCCCGCTACGACGACTTCACCGAGGTGGTGGGCGGCGTGCCGGTCTCGCGCAACGGCCAGGTCCCCACCGACGTGCCCCAGCGCGTGGCCAACCTGTGGCTGAGCTGGCAGGTGGCGCCGGCCTGGACGCTGGCGGGCGGCGCGCGCCACGTGGGCAAGCGCTACGCCAACAGCGCCAACACGCTGGTGCTGCCCAGCTACACCACGACCGACCTGAGCCTGCAGTGGCGCGTGCAGCCCGGCACCACGCTGACCCTGCGCGGCACCAACGTCTTCAACAAGCGCTACTACACCACGGCCTACTACACGGCCACCCAGTGGTTCGTGGGCGAGCCGCGCCGCGTCGAGCTGGCATTCCACCACCGGTTCTGACCATGCGGGGGTCTGTCAAACGCTGGCTGTTCCTGACGCACCGCTGGCTGGGCATCGTGCTGTGCCTGTTGTTCGTGATGTGGTTCGTCTCGGGCATGGTGATGATGTACGTGGGCTACCCCAAGCTCACGCCCGACGAGCGTCGGCTGCACCTGCCCGTGCTGGCCGCCGATGCCGAGCTGCTGTCGCCGGCTCAGGCGTTGCGGCAGGCCGGGGTGTCGGGCCCGCTGGCCGACCTGCGGCTGGCGGCCGCCAGCGGCGGCCAGGCGGTCTACCTGGTGCGACCGCTGCGGGCCGAGCCGACCGGCAGCGGCCACGGCATGGGCAGCCATGGCGCCAGCGCGGGTGGCACGCTGGTCATCGACGCCCGCCGCGGCGAGCGCCTAATGGACGTGGCCCCCGAGCGGGCCCTGGCCAGTGCGGCGGCCTACATGGCGCCTGACGGGGCGGCGCGTGGCGCTGCGGCTCCCTCAGCGGGGTCGGACCACGGACTGCGTTACCTGGGCCAGGTCGACGGCGAAGACGCCTTCACGCACGCACGCAGCCTGGATGCGCACCGCCCGCTGCACCGCGTGCAGCTGCCCGATGCGGCCGACACTTGGCTCTACGTGTCGGGCCGCACGGGCGAGGTGGTGCTGGATGCCGCGCGCACCGAGCGGCTGTGGAGCTATGTGGGCACCTGGATCCACTGGCTGTACCCGTTTCGCGGCACGGCGCTGGACCGCTACTGGAGCGACATCGTGATCTGGCTGTCCATCGCCGGCGTGGTGGTCACCCTGGTGGGCAGCTACGTCGGGATCCAGCGCTGGCGCTTCCGGCAGGCCTACCGCAGCGGCTCGCACTCGCCCTACCAGCCCGGCATGATGCGCTGGCACCACATCGTCGGGCTGCTGTTCGCGCTCACCACCTTCACCTGGATCTTCAGCGGGCTGATGTCCATGAACCCCTGGCGCATCTTCGATGCCGGCGCCGCGCCGCTGCAGACACGGGCCCTGCAGGGCGAACCGCTGGCCGTGCCCCGCGACGGACCCGCGGGCGCCCTGGATCAACCTCCCCAGGCGCTGTTGCGCGCGGCCGGCGCGCCCGTGCGCGAGCTGCGCTGGGTGCCGGTGCTCGGGCGCGTCACGGCCCTGGCCCACGGCGCATCGCCCCGTCCGCAGGTGCTCGATGGCCAGACGGCGCAAGCCCTGAGCCTGGACGCCGACGCATTGCGCACGGCTGCCCAAGGATTGATGCAGTATCCCATTGCTCGCGTCGATGTGATGAACGAGTACGACCTGTACTACTACGCCAGGGCGGCGCACACCATGACCGGTGGCAACGAACGGCCGCTGCCCGTCTGGCGCGTGGTGTTCGACGATCCGCAGGCCACCTGGGTGCACCTGGACCCGCACACCGGGGCCATCCTCGGTCAGCTGGACACGCGCCGCCGGGTCAGCCGCTGGCTGTTCACCCTGCTGCACAGCTGGGACTGGCTGCCGCTGCTGACGCGGCGGCCGCTGTGGGATGGCCTCATGCTGGCCCTCAGCCTGGGCGGGGTGCTGCTGAGCGCGACTGGCGTGGTCATCGGCTGGCGGCGCTTGCGGCTCAAGCTGCGTTGAGCGGCGTGCGTCAGGGTGCACAGCTGGACGGCGGGGTCAGCGCCAGGGGCCGGCTGGGCGGCGGTTTCTGTCGCTGTGTCGGGATGGTCGGCGGTCGGTGGCCGAGCTGTTTGTTTGGGCTGAACGACGCACGAGGCCGCTTCGTCGAGACAGGCCAAGCCGGGTTGGCCGCATTCACGCCCTTCAGGCGGGTGTGCGCCGGCCTGCCAGCCTTCAAACCGGGTCGTCACCGCGCGCCAGGCTTGCGGCCACGGGGCCGTGCAGCAGGGCATGGCGGGTCAGTCCCAGACCGAGAACGCTTGCGCCAGCGCGGCGCGAGGCGTGTGGGTGATGACGCTGTTGTGCAGCAACACGATGCGCTGCAGGGGCCAGGCCAGCACGGCCTGGGCGCTGGCGCGCGCGGCCGCCTTGTCGCGGGTCATGAGGCGGGCGCTGCGCGGCACGGTGAGGTGGTCGCGCCCGCCCATCAGGCCCAGGTACAGGCGCACGGGCGCCGCCAGCGGCCCCGTCCAGCACTGGCAGATGTCGCTGATGAACAGTGTGCCGCTGGGGTGGTGAAACCACTCCGCTTCGTCGAAGGCCGGCAGGCCGGCCATCACCTGGTGCGACACGGCCGGGCCCCAGGGCGCCGCTGCCGCGTCGGGCCAGTCCTGCAGTGTGGTCAGGTCGGGCCGCTTGGCGCGCAGGCTGGGCGGGCCGTACACCGCGGCCTGCGGATAGTGCTGCAGCAGGTCGCCGATGAACAGGTGGTGCACGGCGTTGGGCGCGACGATGACGCGCAGCGGGCCGAAGCGGTCCAGTTGCTGGCGCTGGTGCCCCGTCAGCGGCACGGCCGAGTGCGCGAGCAGGCTGCCGTCGGCCAGGCGCATCACGCTCATGCGGGTGGTGACGGGCATGCCCAGGTTGCGGAAGTGGTGCGTCAGGCTCCACACGCCCTCGGCGATGGGCTCCCAGTGGGCGTGTTCTGAAGGGGTGTGTTGGGGCATGGCGGAGGACCGATTGCGGGCGCTGGATCAATATAGCCGGGCCCGGTGGGCGTCAGCGAAAGCAGGTCATCGGCTGATGAACTGTGGGGTGGTATGGATCGGTTGCCGATGAACGGGAAACGACCAGGTCTTC
Protein-coding regions in this window:
- a CDS encoding TonB-dependent receptor, translating into MNRPFVVATPPGVALRPWPPARPLWCFAAHVARLSWLVPLVGVAGPAWAQAEAATATLEAVTVEAQTEGRLTRTPQTGSKLALSALETPASVETLTREQLEARGDASLVDAITRATGFTSLAHPGNSGSSLAVRGFTDTTSVMRLYDGTRQYGGVGVSYPFDTWGVDRIEVLRGPASVIHGDGAIGGVVNVIPKKPQRGALSHELQTRLGSHGRQALAFGSGGALSEQLSYRLDVGGDRDNGWVARGQSRKLSVSGALQLNATPDLQIKLSHAQGRQHPMRYFGMPLVNGAPWPALAGQNYNVADSHIRYRDAWTELSALWTPSAQVVVRSKLYRITSQRDWRNAEGYAYNAGTGLIDRSDNTQIAHDQAQLGASVDASFTGRLLGLDNTASIGVDLSRSRFQHSNNTYAGSSGSVDPFDPEPGLFASAAPFIPRYRNRASQYAVFAEDRLALTDRLSVVGGLRYDHTRLQRQDLVAATQAFDKAYASWSGRLGVVLQLRPDLSLYAQHARAADPIAGLLMLSPANSAFGLAKGRQWEVGIKQVFQEGTGEWTLAAYRIQKNNLLTRDPTDPARSVQVGQRSSRGLEGTLALALTPTLRLDANAALLRARYDDFTEVVGGVPVSRNGQVPTDVPQRVANLWLSWQVAPAWTLAGGARHVGKRYANSANTLVLPSYTTTDLSLQWRVQPGTTLTLRGTNVFNKRYYTTAYYTATQWFVGEPRRVELAFHHRF
- a CDS encoding PepSY domain-containing protein, giving the protein MRGSVKRWLFLTHRWLGIVLCLLFVMWFVSGMVMMYVGYPKLTPDERRLHLPVLAADAELLSPAQALRQAGVSGPLADLRLAAASGGQAVYLVRPLRAEPTGSGHGMGSHGASAGGTLVIDARRGERLMDVAPERALASAAAYMAPDGAARGAAAPSAGSDHGLRYLGQVDGEDAFTHARSLDAHRPLHRVQLPDAADTWLYVSGRTGEVVLDAARTERLWSYVGTWIHWLYPFRGTALDRYWSDIVIWLSIAGVVVTLVGSYVGIQRWRFRQAYRSGSHSPYQPGMMRWHHIVGLLFALTTFTWIFSGLMSMNPWRIFDAGAAPLQTRALQGEPLAVPRDGPAGALDQPPQALLRAAGAPVRELRWVPVLGRVTALAHGASPRPQVLDGQTAQALSLDADALRTAAQGLMQYPIARVDVMNEYDLYYYARAAHTMTGGNERPLPVWRVVFDDPQATWVHLDPHTGAILGQLDTRRRVSRWLFTLLHSWDWLPLLTRRPLWDGLMLALSLGGVLLSATGVVIGWRRLRLKLR
- a CDS encoding DUF4336 domain-containing protein; amino-acid sequence: MPQHTPSEHAHWEPIAEGVWSLTHHFRNLGMPVTTRMSVMRLADGSLLAHSAVPLTGHQRQQLDRFGPLRVIVAPNAVHHLFIGDLLQHYPQAAVYGPPSLRAKRPDLTTLQDWPDAAAAPWGPAVSHQVMAGLPAFDEAEWFHHPSGTLFISDICQCWTGPLAAPVRLYLGLMGGRDHLTVPRSARLMTRDKAAARASAQAVLAWPLQRIVLLHNSVITHTPRAALAQAFSVWD